Proteins encoded together in one uncultured Desulfosarcina sp. window:
- the lysA gene encoding diaminopimelate decarboxylase: MDYFKYHENELWAEEVRVSDLVAQFGTPLYVYSARTLRRHVNVFDEALAGLEHLTCFSVKANGNIHILKLLGELGAGVDIVSGGELFRALKAGIDPAKIVYSGVGKQDHEIREALAADILMFNVESVAELERISQIATEMGTMARISLRINPDVDPKTHPYISTGLKKNKFGLDMLEATGAYLLAKKLPAVSPIGMDCHIGSQLTQIDPFVETLEKLLAFIDRLKASGIDIRYLDLGGGLGITYNAETPPQPADLGRVVAEAVREKDLTVILEPGRAIAGNAGILVTRVLYTKKTRAKNFVIVDAAMNDLVRPSLYGAYHHIAEAAPKGRKKLKVDVVGPICESSDFLAQDRLLPEVASGELLAVFSAGAYGFTMSSQYNARPRAAEVIVDGDRITLARRRETYADLVALEG; the protein is encoded by the coding sequence ATGGATTATTTCAAATACCACGAAAACGAACTCTGGGCCGAAGAGGTCCGCGTGAGCGATCTGGTCGCACAATTCGGCACCCCGTTGTATGTTTATTCCGCCAGGACTTTGAGGCGCCATGTCAACGTCTTCGACGAGGCCCTGGCCGGACTGGAGCACCTGACCTGCTTTTCGGTCAAAGCCAACGGCAACATCCATATTTTAAAACTGCTGGGCGAGTTGGGCGCCGGCGTGGATATCGTGTCCGGCGGAGAACTCTTCCGGGCCCTGAAGGCCGGCATCGACCCGGCCAAAATCGTCTACTCCGGGGTGGGCAAGCAGGACCATGAAATCCGCGAAGCCCTGGCAGCGGATATTCTCATGTTCAACGTCGAATCCGTCGCCGAACTGGAACGCATCAGCCAGATCGCGACAGAAATGGGCACCATGGCCCGCATCAGCCTGCGCATCAACCCGGACGTGGACCCCAAAACCCACCCCTACATCTCCACCGGGCTGAAAAAAAACAAATTCGGCCTGGACATGCTGGAGGCCACAGGAGCCTACCTGCTGGCCAAAAAGCTGCCCGCAGTGTCGCCCATAGGCATGGACTGCCATATCGGCTCCCAGCTCACGCAGATCGATCCGTTTGTGGAAACCCTGGAAAAGCTGCTGGCCTTTATCGACCGCTTGAAAGCCTCGGGCATCGACATCCGCTACCTGGATTTGGGCGGCGGACTGGGCATCACCTACAACGCAGAAACGCCGCCCCAACCGGCGGACCTGGGCCGCGTCGTGGCCGAAGCGGTGCGCGAAAAAGACCTGACCGTCATTCTGGAGCCGGGCCGCGCCATTGCAGGCAATGCCGGCATTCTCGTCACCAGAGTCCTGTACACCAAAAAAACGCGGGCCAAGAACTTCGTCATCGTGGATGCCGCCATGAACGACCTGGTTCGTCCCTCATTGTACGGCGCCTACCACCACATCGCTGAAGCGGCGCCCAAGGGACGCAAAAAGCTGAAAGTGGATGTGGTCGGCCCCATCTGCGAAAGCTCCGATTTTCTGGCCCAGGACCGCCTGCTGCCCGAAGTGGCTTCCGGAGAGCTGCTGGCGGTATTCTCGGCCGGGGCCTATGGCTTCACCATGTCCTCCCAATACAACGCCCGCCCCCGCGCCGCCGAGGTGATCGTGGACGGCGACCGGATTACCCTGGCCCGCAGGCGGGAAACCTATGCGGACCTGGTGGCTCTGGAGGGCTAA
- a CDS encoding DUF362 domain-containing protein — MHRPKVILRRCESYDVDRIADIIRNSIEELNLDIRGKVFVKPNIVTANRRYIHNSFTHPAVVEAMVRVLGGKPVDDICIGESGGFGIPSRLFFRESGFTQMAKKIGVRLVDLNEHPMDTVSLEKGVWHKKMLLSRYIHNADFKVWMPKLKYHIVTSITQALKLNIGILSHKERMLFHDYRLHDKIVDMLEPGFPGLVVSDAIDITYGFESAPYPVRLGLLLIADHPLAADAVAATIMGYDPHGIRHLQIAADRGYGTLDLEDYDIGGDVTIDELRRVPKGRTRLFQFLDELDTPMQFYAGTAPGTDAICDGGCECAIKGCLGTIEKRTPGALKAARKGALVTGIYKGDVIMPDGPVLLIGDCTRVEGQLEAAKVHSIKGCPMGARDLFLKIPRIFNMPNPMLDRRDAGLFLYHSAAKGLCILKNRLLPDRRAW, encoded by the coding sequence ATGCACCGCCCCAAAGTGATCCTTCGCCGCTGTGAATCCTACGACGTGGACCGTATCGCCGACATCATCCGAAACTCCATCGAGGAGCTGAACCTGGACATCCGGGGCAAGGTTTTCGTCAAACCCAACATCGTCACGGCCAACCGGCGCTACATTCATAACTCCTTCACCCATCCGGCCGTCGTCGAGGCCATGGTTCGCGTTTTGGGCGGCAAGCCGGTCGATGACATCTGCATCGGGGAATCCGGCGGATTCGGTATTCCGTCGCGGCTGTTTTTCCGGGAGTCCGGGTTTACGCAGATGGCCAAAAAAATAGGCGTTCGCCTGGTGGATCTCAACGAACACCCCATGGATACCGTCAGCCTGGAAAAAGGGGTCTGGCACAAAAAAATGCTGCTGTCCCGGTATATCCACAACGCCGATTTCAAGGTATGGATGCCCAAGCTCAAGTACCATATCGTGACCTCCATCACCCAGGCCCTCAAACTCAATATCGGCATTCTGTCCCACAAGGAGCGCATGCTCTTTCACGACTACCGGCTCCACGACAAAATCGTGGACATGCTGGAACCGGGGTTTCCGGGGCTGGTGGTTTCCGATGCCATCGACATCACCTATGGGTTCGAATCCGCCCCCTATCCGGTGCGGCTGGGTCTGCTGCTGATCGCCGACCATCCCCTGGCCGCCGATGCGGTGGCCGCCACGATCATGGGCTACGACCCCCATGGAATCAGGCACCTGCAAATCGCCGCGGATCGCGGATACGGGACCCTGGATCTGGAAGATTACGACATCGGCGGAGATGTCACCATCGATGAGCTGCGCCGGGTGCCCAAAGGCCGGACGCGCCTGTTTCAATTTCTGGACGAGTTGGACACGCCCATGCAGTTTTACGCCGGCACGGCACCGGGAACCGACGCCATCTGCGACGGAGGGTGCGAATGTGCGATCAAGGGTTGTTTGGGCACCATCGAAAAGCGCACCCCCGGCGCCTTGAAAGCGGCCCGCAAGGGGGCGCTGGTAACGGGGATCTACAAGGGCGACGTGATCATGCCCGACGGCCCCGTGCTGCTGATCGGCGACTGCACGCGGGTGGAGGGCCAGTTGGAAGCCGCCAAGGTCCACAGCATCAAAGGATGCCCCATGGGCGCCCGCGATCTGTTCCTCAAGATTCCCCGAATTTTCAATATGCCCAACCCCATGCTGGACCGACGGGATGCGGGCCTGTTTCTCTACCACTCCGCAGCCAAGGGCCTGTGCATCCTGAAAAACCGGCTGTTGCCGGACCGGCGCGCATGGTGA